Below is a window of Pagrus major chromosome 21, Pma_NU_1.0 DNA.
tatcatcatcatcatcatcatcatcatcatcatcatcatcatcatcatcatcaatcttgttatttacacctgtgaCATGTCCGAATGTCTCTGGAAAAATAGATGCCACTAATCACATCAGGAGAATTGAGCTGTGAGTGCATGCTATGTCTGGTACATagatgatctgtgtgtgtgtgtgtgtgtgtgtgtgtgtgtgtgtgtgtgtgtgtgtgtgtgtgtgtgtgtgtgtgtgtacttacagTGAACTGGTTTCCAGCAGTAGGTATGTAGATGGTGTACTGTTTCTCTGATGCTGCCTCCACATTAACAGGACTAGCCTCTGCGTTTCTTCTCAGCTCCTCTAGAGCCAGTCTGACTGCCAGGTATTTAGACAGGTGATCCACTGTAGCGTTACCAGATGTCTTAATGTAGCGAGGGACAAACtccacactgcacacacacacacatacatacatttgatGAGTAAATGGGTTTTCTTCATTCATAGGGAGTTTGGTGAATCCAACAACAGCGTTTTAAGGTGCTTTGTTTTGAGAGTGTGTTGTGGGAATGGTTCCTGATAATCTCACAAAAGTGCAAACACAGCAACGCACATTTAGAATACACAGCAAATGCACCTTTTTCAGAACAAACACTCCCACATTAGCTTTTAAATGTAGCTAGTCTAATCATCATTAAACTTGATCCAAATACCCCTCTGAAGTTTGGCTGTAGTTTACCTATAAAACTACAGCTGTTCAGCTACTGTGCACACACAAGTGTTTTGTACATGAATTGATTTATTATGTAAAAGTGTTAATATTTGGTTAAGGTATATATTGTTCAACTATATAAAGGGAATAGGGCCACTGATCATAACAATCATAActaatatatttttatagtgGCCCTAATCCTATTCTGTATTAGGGTTTAGATTCTCTGGCCAAGCCCGAGCCCGGACTTGACCCGAACCGGTCCGCGGGCCGGGTCGGGTCGATATTTCCTGCCACTATCCTTGGGCCGGGCCGGGCCCTTGATCAagcatttgtggttttgttttttttaatcattactttattcatttgcgATCCATTccattctgaataaacaaacaacgcaGTTTACATGCTTCGTCCttgttgcattattcattaagaTAATTCTAAACAGATTTCTGTAGTTCAAACACCTCAGAGTTGTAGTTGAGAACGTCAGTTATAACAGCCCACTGTgacgtgggctggtgaaggggaaggtgatggtccactttagtgcgggtatctccggttactcaagagacggcaggcaacatgtgggggttgccgcacggcacttttattcataatactgaccataccatgccaggtctctacggctCTAGATGTcacaggcatacatgcaaacgaacacaggccgaggttcttgcaccaacactttacaaaataaagacaaaataaaatggggagTCTTCACTCTGTCGGCAGTATCCTTTCTCATGGGAAGCGGGAGgacacctgctcttcttcattgtacaggttacattacccactaaacaaaaggaggcgccacctagtggcgcTACATTgaataactgactgttacaccacgtattaaaaaattgtcggGTTTAAATCGGGCTCGGGCTTataattacagttaatgtgtcGGGCCGGGCCGGGCTCGGACACAACGTGCACGGGCTCCGGTAGGGTCGGGCTTGATTTTTTGGGCCTGATCTAGGCTCTATTCTGTATTCACTAGCTTAGCcactgcaaaaaaatataaaaacattctTAATATTTACCAttagaaaaatgtattaaggcccagataaaaaatgttgtttgttcatTGGCATTAGGGAAATAAATCTAAATGATACCTACAGATACAAAAGAGAAGACAGATTTCTCAGttatttgattttcaaaatgtccTCGGTTTCCCCACAACCAACCAAGCTTaatgtgagcagtgtgtgtgacactaCCTGTTGTTACCGTCATCTTTCTCCATCAGGGTGGGATGTGGCCTGAACACAAGTTCTATTTCACTGGCACCCCCATCGATCACAGAGTCCCCGCCTCCATTCTCAGCAGCGTTATCCATGTCCAAACCGCTGTCATCACTCGTCTTGGTGCGCTTAATGCTCGGACCTGCCTCCTATAGGAAAAGGTTCAAGCACACAGAATAAGTATGATGACAGAACACAGCCGGAAGCTTTTGAAGATCCATAATTCAACTATTCTCTTCTCACATCCTGTTTTTTAACTGTTCCAGTgattatatatactgtgtaaAGTGTCCTTGGGTCTTGTGTAAGGCGCTTTATAAATCCAAGCTAtcattactattactactattattattactacaatGCATCACTCTCATGCACAAGCAGTGTCCATTTCCACAATTACTCACCTTTACACTAGTCTAGTGCTACACTAATTGGGCTCCACAATTAAACCATTACACCCAGTGAAACTAAAAATTTTCACTGATCACAATATTGCAGCCGATTCCCAGCAGTGTTTGGAAGGTTTGGCACCTTTGCTTGTTGCATGTATTTGAGCATTAAAATACATACTTGTGTACTTTAAATTCAAAGTTAGTAACTGGAAGGGAAAGCACATACAGGTGGcgtccaaaagtctgagaccataCTGAAAATCTCTCATAATGTCACATAAACCTGTGAATAATCACAAATTTTGAGAAGTTGTTATTCTAACCAAAGAGGGTCTGTCTCAGCATTAAATCATAGCGAGACTAAAGAATAGTAAGGGGGCAGTGCAGGAACTCTAAAACACtttacagaaactggatcagttgtatccaaagtGCACACCATGCGAAGATCAATATATCAAGCTTAGTTCACTGAGAGATAGAAAAGaaacttcatcacagatacagaattgactaaataaacaacacaagagtCCAATCAGCAGTCGTCCTGTCAGAAGAAGCTGTCTTGTAGTGTCTCAGAGGACGAgcagcagtttctaaaccacttcacaggaggaaacaaggacaaacacttgaggtgggctaagaaataccagaatttcacagtggatgataaaaaaaagtctgtttacTGATGAATCCCAGTGATAGATTAGTGTCAGTAACAGAGGGGTGTATGTAAGGAGACcaacaggagagagaatgataccacagtgtttcaaagcCACACTGAAACATGGTGCTGGAAGATGTTTTCAGACTCCTGCACAGAACTGACTCCACCCTGACGGAGGAGAAgcaccactccattcttcagaggctccaccctctggtttgatctctgtggagaaggattcatactgcagcaggataatgagcccaaacacctcaaagctttgacacAACTACTGAAGACCAcagaagaccaaggagtcctgactgtcttccacagtcacctgacctcaactcCATTCAACACTCATGGAGAccacttgaagactgagaaagcccagcactctgtgacatcacaagaggTTTTGTGAACACTATCagatcatgctgggataaccTGTGAAATCCATGCAGCTCAGTGCATGCTGTCTAACTGTTTAactcaaactgttaaactgATATCATCATCTGTAATGAAAGAAATAgtattacatttgaaacaaatgcagaaaagaaGTATGTTCACTGGGGGTCTCCACTATACACGTATGATGTGTTAAACATCAGAACATACCTGGTTGCTGTGGACAGAAGCGTTGCTACAGTGTGAAGAGTCTCCATTGTCCTCCGCTCCGCTACCGTTCTCCACTGTGTGTCTCTTACCACGCTGCAGTCTGACAGAAACAAATTCAGCTTCTTACAGTAGACTGGGATTAAAGTGAATTTGCATGATTTGTGTGTGAGACTGCTGTGTTTACCTGGTCATAGCCTGGATCTTAAGGCCCTCCTCTATGCTGTGGGACAGGGCTTGTTGGTTGTTGTGTTTGCTGATGCGGGCCAACACTCTCTCCTGGTGGGCTTCATACTCGTCACGACTGGGATAAATCTTGCCTGAAAAAggataaatacacagaaatagaaTTCAAGGACCTTTCACAGCATTCTGACTCACAAAATTGGGAAAATTCTCAGTTGTTCCAGATTTTCTGTTTAGTGGTTAAGCCTCTTTGAACCCTCGTGGTTACTCACTGATCAGAGCATCAAAATTAGGGTCAGGACGCAGCGACCTCTTGGACACCAGCTTCTTACGACAGGTAGGACATTCTTTATTACTGCAAAGACATTTTCATCCATCATCAGTTGAAATTATCACACCAGAGCAACAATGTGGAATCCTATTATTaatgtaacacattttaaatgcatcatTTTTTCTGTATAGGTTTGTTTAAATCAAACAATACACTGAAAGTCAACCTCTGAAATACTATTACGTGAGAGTAGTTTGCAAGACATCACAGACCCACAACTTTTCTTACTTACTTGAGTTTAAACTGTTTGAGTCAAAGGCACATTAGAAAAAGAGTCAGTACTTACAGGAATAAGAGAGCTGCACACTAATGAGTAAGTGCTCGTATtagcttctgtttgtttttaatgtattaacATGTCCATGGTTAAAGGGTTGATGACTGAAGCTTGTCCAGAGCCAGTGTGTACAGAGCTGAGCAGACCTGATTCTCTGACCTCAACAGGAACATGTGTAGGCCTGAATATAATATTAAAAGAatatgtttacttttttttcaaattcctTATGCCCATGTTTATATGAAACAGTTAGTGGTTGCTCTAATTCTTCCTGCTGTCAATACAGGAAGAATAGATTCCTTTctaaagcaatttaaaaaaaagtgatcgGGTACACTTTTGTGGACGAAATAGACGAGAAGAACAATTCAAGGGTTCTACAGTGCTTTCAATGTGTACTGGGCATGAGAGCGCTGTTTGAAGACATACGTGAAAAAATTTGAACATATCCTTTAAGCGATAACGATGTATCAAACAGGTCATTTTGAACTGTAAGCTCCTGTAAATCCCCTTCGTTAAGGTCTTTGACAGACATTAGCTTCCTCCACTAGTGATCCAATAAGATGCTGACAAGAATTTCTGATTGGTGCGACCACACCTGAAACTCTGCCTTCCCCTCAGAGGTCACCACTACTCATTCTCTTTGACATTCACTACACTGGATTAGCGGAGCTGAGATCATTACCCCTtgattccaccagatacgtgtccgCTGTGTTACGGCTCCACTATGGCAGCGGAGCTGAttggtttcactctagtctgtgtgttaacttccaccaggTCCGCTGCATTGCGTGTCTGCTGCGTCCCAGCTCTGGCAGCCCGCAGCCCTCCGGggcagatacgcaggacttctatttctggcggatgccggagcacgacgcagcaattcagccaaattcaacacagagcagacaggaagtcagacacgaaacaacaacatgacatccagttaattttcaaaataaaacactccgtgttaacgacagcacaaaaacctcaaaaaagagacaaatacaagctcttcttctaatccttcagtcgggaacacttcgtgttgttgtgtttataacacatacgtataactgcggtcgtgcgtgattatgtaattattgcGGAAATTCCTCGGTTTCGTAACTCCAACTGTTCGGTGGTGCTGCGCCGTGGCGGAttcaaaacgca
It encodes the following:
- the rnf2 gene encoding E3 ubiquitin-protein ligase RING2, which encodes MTQTVQTNGVQPLSKTWELSLYELQRTPQEAITDGLEIAVSPRSLHSELMCPICLDMLKNTMTTKECLHRFCADCIITALRSGNKECPTCRKKLVSKRSLRPDPNFDALISKIYPSRDEYEAHQERVLARISKHNNQQALSHSIEEGLKIQAMTRLQRGKRHTVENGSGAEDNGDSSHCSNASVHSNQEAGPSIKRTKTSDDSGLDMDNAAENGGGDSVIDGGASEIELVFRPHPTLMEKDDGNNSVEFVPRYIKTSGNATVDHLSKYLAVRLALEELRRNAEASPVNVEAASEKQYTIYIPTAGNQFTVLNGSFSLELVSEKYWKVNKPMELYFAPTKEHK